The nucleotide window TACGGAATCTAATAGGACAATTCTTGGAGTTGTCTGCTAATTGCATTCAACATACCCCTGCTGATCTGGCGGGGGTTTTTATATTTTTTATGCATGCCTAGTTGCCTCCAAGTTCCTTCTGGTTGCAATTTGGATAACCTTACGTTATACTATTTCTTACCGTGCTAGATGGGGAGGTAGCGGTGCCCTGTAACTCGCAATCCGCTATAGCGAGGTTGAATTCCTGCTAGAGGTTTTGTCGATGTGAGGTTTGGTCCCTGAACGTGGTGTTGACGGTTGGGTCCTCCGCAATGAGTGCTCATGAACCTGGTCAGGTCCGGAAGGAAGCAGCCATAAGTGAGATTACTCTTGTGCCGGAGGGTCGCCTAGCCCGAGCTATTGTTCAGGGGTGCCACTTGGATCGCAAATATCGATAGCAGGTGCACGGCTTACCATTTAAATGTAGAGACCTTTGCAGTTGTATGTATGCAGAGGTCTTTTTGATATGTCTTAAAAAACCACGCATGAATGAGTCAGATAAAGTTTGGATTCACCCCGGAATATAGTATAATAGGGGAACGACAAAGGACTCGAATGCGAAGTGGAAGGAAGGTAACGCATCATGGAGCATATCGCGTTATACCGGGCTTGGCGTCCCCAGTCGTTTCAAGATATGGTGGGACAACAGCATATTATTCAGACCTTGCAGAACGCGATTCGTGAACAGCGGACTTCCCACGCCTACTTATTTAGCGGGCCCAGAGGAACGGGAAAGACAAGTGCCGCCAAGATTTTGGCCAAAGCTGTGAACTGCGAACGTGGGCCTGCGCCTGAACCTTGTAACGAGTGTGAAGCTTGCCGCAGGATTACGACTGGCGCTGTGATGGATGTACAGGAGATTGATGCTGCATCCAATCGTGGTGTTGAGGAAATCCGTGATCTTCGGGAAAAGGTTAAATATGCGCCAACCGAAGTCCGGCAGAAAGTCTATATTATTGATGAAGTGCACATGCTGACGACGGAGGCATTCAATGCTTTGCTCAAAACATTGGAGGAGCCACCGCCACATGTGATGTTTATTTTGGCAACAACGGAACCACATCGCCTTCCGGCTACCATTATATCGCGTTGTCAGCGATTTGATTTTCGCCGGGTTTCCTTGGAAGAGCAGACAGCAAGGCTTACACTGATCTGTGAACAGGAAGGTATGGAAGCTGACCAGGATGCACTCCAATACATTGCCCGTTTATCGGACGGTGGAATGAGGGATGCACTTAGTGTGCTGGATCAGATCTCTTCATTTACGGATGGACGAGTAACGTACCAGCAGGTTATGGATATGACCGGCGGAATTGCTTCGGAGCAATTTGCCAAACTTGCTGCTTCACTGCTTAAAGGTGATGTTGGTCAAATTTTGCAGATGATTGAAGGCTTTATGCATGAAGGAAAGAGTGCAGACAAGTGCATGGAGAATCTGCTTTATTATTTCCGTGATTTGCTTATGATTAAGATGGTACCTGATGCAGATAAACTGACGGACCGGGTACTTAATCCGGAATCTTTCCGTGATATGGCGGAGTCGTTTACCAAGGAGCAACTGTTCCACATGATCGACACCCTTAATCGGTATCAGAGTGAGATGAAATATGCGGTACAGCCACAGACATTATTTGAAGTTGCGTTGCTTAAACTGTGTAGTATTCCAGCACAAGGAGAGGTCTCTGTTCAAGTTGGAGCTTCATCACATGCGGCACCTGCTGATGGGGGAGAGATCAACCGCTTGAAGCAGCAACTTGCTGAGCTGGAGAAGAAGTTGGATCGTGCACTTAAGAGCGGGTTGTCTGGTGGAGAGGGTGCATCAAGCGCTCCATCGCGACCGGCAACGAGAGCCCCTGTATCGAGAGGGAACTCGCCTGCGAAGCTTCCTGCACAGTTGGATCAGTATGTTGCCCGCAAGGGAGCCCCTGAGTTCGCAGATCTCAGCAAAAAATGGAGTCAGATCCTGCAACGAGTGAAGGAAGAAAGGGTTACCGTTCATGCCTGGTTTGTGGATGGTGAGCCAGTATCATTGCTTGAAGACAATGTTCTGGTTGCTTTTAAAAACAATATTCACCGCGAAACGACGGAGAAGCAGGCTAACCGTGAAGTCATTGAGCGGGTGTTGTCCGAACAACTTGGGCGTCCAGCACGATTGGTGACGATGATGCTCAAAGATTGGACCGGGGCAATGGAAGGGGCTTCTGAAGCGCCAAAGGAGGACTTTAAGCTTGAACCTGAGCATGAAGACGGCGGTTCAGGCAACAAACAGCCTTGGATTGATGAAGCTATCCAGCTCTTTGGTGAGGACCTTGTAGTGATCAAAGAATAATGCGCACAGCGCGATAACTATAACAAAGGAGATGAACAATTATGAACAACATGAACCAAATGATGAAACAAGTGAAGAAAATGCAGGAGCAAATGCTGAAAGCACAAGAGGAACTGGCGGACAAGACAGTCCAAGGTACTTCGGGTGGCGGCGTTGTGACGGCTGAAGTTAACGGACACAAGAAATTGCTTGCTATCACGATCAAACCGGAAGCGGTAGATCCGGAAGATGTTGAAATGTTGCAGGATCTCGTTATGACGGCTGTTAATGATGCAATGGCCAAAGCTGATGAGATTGCCAACAAGGATATGGGCAAGTTCACAGGCGGCATGAATATTCCGGGATTATTTTAATTAAAAATTGATCCTGTCAAAGGAGACACAATCGATTGTATTATCCCGAACCAATAGCAAAGCTGATTGATGCCTTCACCCGGTTGCCGGGTGTGGGTCCCAAGACGGCAGCGCGTTTAGCTTTTCATGTGCTTAACATGAAGGAAGATGACGTTATCGACTTTGCCAAAGCACTCGTGAGTGTGAAGCGTAACCTTCATTACTGCTCTGTGTGTTGTAATATCACCGATACGGATCCGTGTCGCATCTGTCAGGATAAGTCCAGAGATGTCTCTGTAATCTGTGTAGTTCAGGATTCGAAAGATCTGGTGGCGATGGAGCGCACCAAGGAATTCGATGGGTACTATCATGTGTTACAGGGTGCAATTTCACCTATGGAGGGAATTGGCCCAGACGATATCCGTTTGAAGGAACTCCTGATTCGATTAAGTGATGAACGGATAAAAGAGATCATTCTGGCGACGAACCCCAATATTGAGGGCGAGGCTACAGCAATGTACATCTCCCGCTTGGTGCGTCCGTTTGAAATCAGTGTGACCCGGATTGCCCATGGATTGCCTGTAGGTGGCGATCTGGAGTATG belongs to Paenibacillus sp. FSL H8-0079 and includes:
- the dnaX gene encoding DNA polymerase III subunit gamma/tau, which gives rise to MEHIALYRAWRPQSFQDMVGQQHIIQTLQNAIREQRTSHAYLFSGPRGTGKTSAAKILAKAVNCERGPAPEPCNECEACRRITTGAVMDVQEIDAASNRGVEEIRDLREKVKYAPTEVRQKVYIIDEVHMLTTEAFNALLKTLEEPPPHVMFILATTEPHRLPATIISRCQRFDFRRVSLEEQTARLTLICEQEGMEADQDALQYIARLSDGGMRDALSVLDQISSFTDGRVTYQQVMDMTGGIASEQFAKLAASLLKGDVGQILQMIEGFMHEGKSADKCMENLLYYFRDLLMIKMVPDADKLTDRVLNPESFRDMAESFTKEQLFHMIDTLNRYQSEMKYAVQPQTLFEVALLKLCSIPAQGEVSVQVGASSHAAPADGGEINRLKQQLAELEKKLDRALKSGLSGGEGASSAPSRPATRAPVSRGNSPAKLPAQLDQYVARKGAPEFADLSKKWSQILQRVKEERVTVHAWFVDGEPVSLLEDNVLVAFKNNIHRETTEKQANREVIERVLSEQLGRPARLVTMMLKDWTGAMEGASEAPKEDFKLEPEHEDGGSGNKQPWIDEAIQLFGEDLVVIKE
- a CDS encoding YbaB/EbfC family nucleoid-associated protein: MNNMNQMMKQVKKMQEQMLKAQEELADKTVQGTSGGGVVTAEVNGHKKLLAITIKPEAVDPEDVEMLQDLVMTAVNDAMAKADEIANKDMGKFTGGMNIPGLF
- the recR gene encoding recombination mediator RecR — encoded protein: MYYPEPIAKLIDAFTRLPGVGPKTAARLAFHVLNMKEDDVIDFAKALVSVKRNLHYCSVCCNITDTDPCRICQDKSRDVSVICVVQDSKDLVAMERTKEFDGYYHVLQGAISPMEGIGPDDIRLKELLIRLSDERIKEIILATNPNIEGEATAMYISRLVRPFEISVTRIAHGLPVGGDLEYADEVTLSKALEGRREMR